TTTTCATCTCCGCTATGCGAACATTGCGGCCCCCGGCCGCCCCTGCCCCGTCCGCTATGCGCGCGCGAAGCCAGCCGATCTTCGCGTCGGGAAAATCCTGCGTGATTTTTTTATCGATAGAAAGTTTCATTCTTTTCTCCTCCGATCCTTCGGCATACGGCGTCCGCGAGCCAGCCTACGGCCCAGCCGGCGACAGCGCCGACGGCGAAGAGCGGCAATATGTAAAGCGCCACCCTCGCGTCTCCCACTATATATGATACCACGGCGACCTGCCCCGCGTTAAAGGCCCAGGCCCCCGCCACGCTTATCCACGGCAGGGAAAAGTCCGCGCGGAATTTTTTGTACAGCAGCGCCATCACGGCGACCGCGGGAAGCGCGCCCCCCAGGCTGCAAAGGAACGAGAATATGTTTCCCGTCACGAGCCAGGCGAGCGCCACGCGCAGCAGCGTTACGGCAAAGGCCTCTTTCGTTCCCAGCAAAACGAGCGCCGCGAGAGCGAAGACGTTCGCCGCGCCGAGCTTTATCCCGGGCAGCGGCATCGGCAGCATCCCCTCGGCGACGTTCACGACGAGCGCGCAGGCTGTGAAAAGCCCTGTCAGCACTATCCTGCGGGTATCCATTGCCATCACCAGCTCACCCCGTCCACACCGCCGCCCGCGCCCTTGATCCTCACCACAAGGCGGTGCGGCAGACAGACGGCCCCGCCCCCGGCGTGCGATATCCATCCCCGGCGCACACAGGCTCCGTCAGGGCAGTCGGCGGAGACGACGGCGATACGCCCCCTCTCGACCCGTATTATGTTGAAGCCATGCGCAGCTCCCCCGCCTTGACGGACTTCGGTAATTTCATTGGGGGGCAAGCCTGCGGATGCGTCTGCCGCGCGCGCAGCCCCCTTCGATTCCACCCTGATCTCGCGCGGCGGCCCCGTCAGCGCCAGCGTTTCTATCACCATGCCGTCGCGCACGATCTCGGCTTCGAGCGGCTTCTTCTCATCATACCGGCGCTGCTGCTGGATCAGCGCGCCCGCTATCAGCAGCGCCGCGCCGGCCATCGTGACAATAGCCATCCAGCGGTCGCCGCGCCTCATGCGCCGCCCCCTGTTCGCGCAAGCGAACATGCAAAATTTCCTTCGGGGGCAAGCATGCGGGTGCGCTTCATCTTGTGCCGCCCCCTATTACCTCGACGGTGAATTTTTTATCCGTCAGTTCAAATATCTCCCTCGCCGCGGGCGTGACCAGCACTTTGTCCCCGGAGGCGAGGACGAGGACCGCCGCCAGGTCGGTGTTTTTTTCAAGGAATTTCTCCGCCCGGGCGCGTCCCATGACGAAGAGCGCCGTGCAGAGCGCGTCGGCGCGCGTAGAATCCGCGTCGATTATCGATACGGAATCGAAGTCCGATTTTGCGGGATACCCTGTGGCGGGGTCAAATATATGATGGTACCGTACGCCGTCCCTTTCAAAAAAACGTTCGTAGGGACCGGAGGTGACGACGGAGCCGTCCGAGACATTCACGACTCCGAAATACTCGCCGCGCTGCTTGTGCGGGTGCTGAAGCCCCAGCCGCCACGGACGCCCGTCGGGGGATGAGCCGATAAGGGCGAGGTTGCCGCCCAGGTCTATTATCGCCCCTCTCACTCCGTCAGAAA
The window above is part of the Cloacibacillus evryensis DSM 19522 genome. Proteins encoded here:
- a CDS encoding Gx transporter family protein, coding for MAMDTRRIVLTGLFTACALVVNVAEGMLPMPLPGIKLGAANVFALAALVLLGTKEAFAVTLLRVALAWLVTGNIFSFLCSLGGALPAVAVMALLYKKFRADFSLPWISVAGAWAFNAGQVAVVSYIVGDARVALYILPLFAVGAVAGWAVGWLADAVCRRIGGEKNETFYR
- a CDS encoding NusG domain II-containing protein — protein: MFACANRGRRMRRGDRWMAIVTMAGAALLIAGALIQQQRRYDEKKPLEAEIVRDGMVIETLALTGPPREIRVESKGAARAADASAGLPPNEITEVRQGGGAAHGFNIIRVERGRIAVVSADCPDGACVRRGWISHAGGGAVCLPHRLVVRIKGAGGGVDGVSW